Below is a genomic region from Leptospira venezuelensis.
CCCCCCTCTGTCTGGAGCCTCTAGTCTATATCTCATATTCTTTTTCATCCCACGCAGATGATATTCTGAATAGGTTTCGGGATCGTAGGTCTCTTGATAAACTACCAGACCTTCTACACCATCTGTGATCAATACCTCGTATTTTTCCCGGTCCATAGGATAAATTTCGATAGAGATAGAGTCAAAATAAGATTTCAAAATACGAACTGCGGATCTCAAATATTCTAAATTTGTGATGGAATAATCTTCTCCAGTTAGAATCAGAAGATGGCGTATTCCTTTGGAATATAGGACTTCGGACTCTGCGCGGATCTCCGACTCATTTAATGTTTTTCGGGGGATCTTATTTTCAAAACTGAATCCACAATAAACACAGGAAGACCTGCACTCATTCGAAAGATACATTGGCATATAGAGAGAAATCGTATTACCGAATCTCTTTTTGGTCCAGTCCAGCGCAAGTCTCGCCATTTCTTCCAAATAGGAATCAGCTGTCGGATGAATTAAGGAGAGATAATCTTCAAAATTAAGAGTTTTTCCTAAATAGGAAGTATGGAGTGCGGATTCTATATCTAATTTAGATTTAGATAATACTCTTTCCTTCGCTTCTAAGAAGGAGATTTTATCAAATAACTCCGTGTACATTTCTAGATTCTTCTTCTAAAAATCCTGTAAGAGGACTGGAGGCAGATGCTCGTTTAGAAGTTTTAATCCCTGAATTAGAATATAATTTCGAAATTCTTCCAGCTTCTGTGGCGAGTTTGAATGCATATGCAGTTTTTGCAGGATCTTTTGCTATCGCAATTGCAGTATTTACAAGAACCGCATCCGCTCCTAATTCCATTGCTTGTGCAGCATGAGAAGGCAATCCGAGTCCTGCATCTACAATCACTGGTATATTGGATTGTTCTATAATAATTTCTAAATTTGCTAAGGTGCGAATCCCTTGGTTGGTGCCTATTGGTGATCCTAATGGCATTACAGTAGCACAACCTGCTTCTTCTAAATGTTTACATAGAATTGGATCTGCGTTGATATAAGGTAGGACATTAAATCCTTCTTTTACAAGAATCTTTGCAGCCTTTAAAGTTTCGATAGGATCAGGAAGAAGGTAAACTGGATCAGGAGTCACTTCAAGTTTCAACCAGTCACCTCCGCCTAGTTCTCGAGAGAGTCTCGCTAGGCGGACAGCTTCTTCTGCATCTCTTGCCCCGCTTGTATTCGGCAAAAGTAATATTCTTTCTCTGTCAATTTTGGTGAGAATATCATCTTCCGTAGAAGATAGATCCACTCTGCGTAGAGCGACAGTCACAACTTCCGTTTCAGAAGAATGGATTGCTTGTTCCAAAGCAGAGCCAGAAGAGAACTTGCCAGTACCTAAAAACAGCCTGGATTTGAACCTTCTGCCTGCGATGATTAGATCGTCTGATTCCGCCACGATTCCAGATTATACTGCTTCGGTCGCTCTTCCAGCAAAATCTCTGGCTTCATCCAGTCTCAAGCTGATAATTTTGGAAATTCCAGGCTCTTCATTTGTGACCCCGAAGATTGAGTTTGCCCTATGGATCGTAGATTGAGCGTGGGTAATGACCACAAACTGAGACTTGTCCTTGAACTTATCCAAGATCTGGCAGAAACGAAGTTTATTCGCCTCGTCAAGTGCAGCATCTATCTCGTCCAAGAAACAGAATGGAGACGGTTTTACCATATAGATCGCAAAAAGTAGAGCGATCGCAGTTAAGGATTTTTCACCACCGGAAAGTAGTCTCAGGTTTTGGACATGTTTGCCAGGAGGTTCTGCCATGATCTCGATACCAGCGTTTAAGCTGTCTTCTCCATCCACAAGTTCGAGCATTGCTTTTCCGCCGTTGAACAAAGTGGAGAATGTTTCCTGGAAATTCTCTCTAATTCTTTCGAATGTTTCTCTGAAAAGTTTTTCGGACTCTTCGTTGATATTTTTCAGAATCTCAGTGATATCATTTTTAGATCTTTCGATATCTTCTTTTTGAGTGCGATGGTGCTCGTAGATCTCTTTTACATTTCTATATTCTTCTATCGAGAGTGGATTGATAGAACCAAGCATCTGTATGTCGGACTTCAGACGTTTGAGTTTTGTCTCACTTTCCCCTTTTTCAGGCTTCCTGTCCTTGAATTCATCAGCAAGCTCTTGTTCGGAGATAGAATAATCGTTGTATAATTCTTCTGAGAATGACTCGAGCTGGACCTTATAAACAGAAACCGCCTTTTCCTTTTCAGTCAAGATTGGGAATAAATTCTTAT
It encodes:
- the thiH gene encoding 2-iminoacetate synthase ThiH, encoding MYTELFDKISFLEAKERVLSKSKLDIESALHTSYLGKTLNFEDYLSLIHPTADSYLEEMARLALDWTKKRFGNTISLYMPMYLSNECRSSCVYCGFSFENKIPRKTLNESEIRAESEVLYSKGIRHLLILTGEDYSITNLEYLRSAVRILKSYFDSISIEIYPMDREKYEVLITDGVEGLVVYQETYDPETYSEYHLRGMKKNMRYRLEAPDRGGLAGFRRIGVGALLGLSDPYGEMFRLGEHAYYLTKKYWRTTIQISLPRMRPAEGEFDKTIFVSDREYVRFLFALRLFLPDSGLVQSTRESIRMRDHLAGMPITHMSVESRTDPGGYSGGEELKQFEIEDSRKIEEFTEMLRKKGLDPVFKDFDRAFFQIPDRMI
- a CDS encoding thiazole synthase — translated: MAESDDLIIAGRRFKSRLFLGTGKFSSGSALEQAIHSSETEVVTVALRRVDLSSTEDDILTKIDRERILLLPNTSGARDAEEAVRLARLSRELGGGDWLKLEVTPDPVYLLPDPIETLKAAKILVKEGFNVLPYINADPILCKHLEEAGCATVMPLGSPIGTNQGIRTLANLEIIIEQSNIPVIVDAGLGLPSHAAQAMELGADAVLVNTAIAIAKDPAKTAYAFKLATEAGRISKLYSNSGIKTSKRASASSPLTGFLEEESRNVHGVI